In Clostridium sp. JN-1, one genomic interval encodes:
- a CDS encoding YwbE family protein: MNGKRREDVYAGRLVDIVLKEDQRTGKLTRGTVKDILTNSTYHPRGIKVRLSDGKIGRVQNIIK; the protein is encoded by the coding sequence ATGAATGGTAAAAGAAGAGAAGATGTTTATGCAGGAAGGCTTGTAGATATTGTGTTAAAAGAGGATCAACGCACTGGGAAATTGACACGTGGAACTGTCAAAGATATACTTACAAATTCAACCTATCATCCTAGAGGAATAAAAGTAAGGTTGAGCGACGGTAAAATAGGCAGAGTTCAAAATATAATAAAATAA
- a CDS encoding Tm-1-like ATP-binding domain-containing protein, whose translation MKTIAIAGTFDTKGIEYSYVKELVESLGLGTFTIHTGVFKPTFEPDVSNSEVAKAAGIDIETLASKKDRALATELLAKGMEKLVPELYKQGKFDGIISFGGSGGTSLVTPAMRALPIGVPKVMVSTVASGNTEPYVGTSDIIMMPSIVDIAGLNSISTKIFTNAVFAIAGMVKFENTRVVEKKPLAAATMFGVTTPCITAAREYLEKRGYEVLVFHATGIGGRSMESLIDGGFIEGVLDLTTTEWADEIIGGVLNAGPKRLEAASKNNIPQVVSVGALDMCNFGPYDTVPEKFKGRNLYKHNPTVTLMRTNIEENKAIGKKLAEKLNLAKEKAALLIPLKGISGIDVEGQPFYGPEEDKVLFDILRNNVNKNFVEIVEMDCAINDVEFAEAAAQKLIDMMKK comes from the coding sequence TTGAAGACTATCGCTATTGCAGGAACATTTGATACCAAAGGTATTGAATATTCATATGTAAAGGAATTAGTTGAAAGTTTGGGTTTAGGTACTTTTACTATTCATACAGGGGTATTTAAGCCGACTTTTGAACCAGATGTATCAAATAGTGAAGTAGCAAAGGCAGCAGGCATAGATATAGAAACTTTAGCTTCTAAAAAAGATAGGGCATTAGCAACAGAATTATTAGCAAAAGGTATGGAAAAATTAGTACCTGAATTATACAAGCAGGGTAAATTCGATGGCATTATTTCTTTTGGAGGTTCTGGAGGAACTTCTTTAGTGACACCAGCTATGAGGGCATTACCTATAGGTGTGCCAAAGGTTATGGTTTCAACAGTTGCTTCAGGAAATACTGAACCTTATGTAGGTACCAGTGATATAATCATGATGCCTTCTATAGTAGATATTGCAGGTCTTAACTCGATTTCAACAAAGATTTTTACAAATGCTGTATTTGCAATTGCAGGTATGGTTAAGTTTGAGAATACAAGAGTTGTGGAGAAAAAGCCATTGGCTGCTGCAACTATGTTTGGTGTAACAACACCATGTATAACAGCTGCAAGAGAGTATCTTGAAAAAAGGGGATATGAAGTCCTTGTATTTCATGCAACAGGTATAGGTGGACGCTCAATGGAATCACTTATTGATGGAGGTTTCATTGAAGGTGTACTAGATCTTACAACCACTGAATGGGCAGATGAAATTATTGGAGGGGTCTTAAATGCAGGACCTAAGCGTTTAGAGGCAGCAAGCAAAAATAATATTCCGCAAGTTGTATCTGTAGGTGCACTTGATATGTGTAACTTTGGTCCATACGATACAGTACCAGAGAAATTTAAAGGACGTAATTTATATAAACATAACCCTACAGTAACACTTATGAGAACAAATATAGAGGAAAATAAAGCAATTGGTAAAAAGTTAGCTGAAAAATTAAATTTGGCTAAAGAAAAAGCAGCATTGCTTATACCACTAAAAGGAATATCTGGTATTGATGTAGAAGGTCAACCTTTCTATGGACCAGAAGAAGATAAGGTTCTATTTGATATATTAAGAAATAATGTAAATAAAAATTTTGTGGAAATAGTAGAAATGGATTGTGCTATTAATGATGTAGAATTTGCAGAGGCTGCAGCACAAAAGTTAATAGATATGATGAAAAAATAA
- a CDS encoding DUF559 domain-containing protein yields the protein MVIDRFLQSKMEPAEYRKREILCGNSANFQGDERDIIFLSMVDTNDGNGPLRLNGYGTDNLYKKRYNVAVSRAKDQIWLIHSIDSENDLKMGDIRKELLDYFKNPNSKDNEYNLNVVKAESEFEKRVMRYLIDKGYKIIPQWEVGAYRIDMVAVYKDKKVAIECDGEKWHGEDKFEEDMNRQAILERLGWRFIRIRGSEFFKDELGTMGTVYKKLNDMEIFCDDSEVAIEYSPSYELKDRVVARGEEILREWDSSK from the coding sequence ATGGTTATAGATAGATTTCTTCAATCCAAAATGGAGCCTGCTGAATACAGAAAAAGAGAAATATTATGTGGTAACTCAGCAAATTTCCAAGGTGATGAAAGGGACATAATCTTTTTATCAATGGTAGATACGAATGACGGTAATGGTCCATTAAGGTTAAATGGTTATGGAACTGATAACTTATATAAAAAGAGATATAATGTAGCAGTAAGTAGGGCGAAAGACCAAATTTGGTTAATACACTCAATAGACTCTGAAAATGATTTGAAGATGGGTGATATTAGAAAAGAGCTTTTGGATTACTTTAAGAATCCTAATTCAAAAGATAACGAATATAACCTAAATGTAGTTAAGGCAGAGTCTGAATTTGAAAAAAGAGTTATGAGGTATTTAATTGATAAGGGATATAAAATAATACCTCAGTGGGAAGTTGGAGCCTATAGAATTGATATGGTTGCAGTATATAAAGATAAGAAAGTTGCCATTGAGTGTGATGGTGAAAAGTGGCATGGTGAAGATAAATTTGAAGAGGATATGAATAGGCAAGCAATTCTTGAAAGATTAGGATGGAGATTTATAAGAATAAGAGGCAGCGAATTTTTTAAGGATGAACTTGGTACTATGGGAACAGTTTATAAAAAACTTAATGATATGGAAATATTCTGTGATGACTCTGAAGTTGCAATTGAATACTCGCCTTCATATGAGTTAAAAGATAGGGTTGTTGCAAGAGGTGAAGAAATTTTACGGGAATGGGACAGTAGTAAATAA
- a CDS encoding IS3 family transposase (programmed frameshift), translated as MSGNGRRYNAEFRADAIRLVLEEGRSIISVSKDLGVNDQTLRNWINNIKRKEDPEKSSIDELERQLREKQKKIDDLEESVDILKKAGSHLCQGQPKVIYSFIKSQRDVHSVAKMCQLFNVSRSGYYLWNKPSKSKIKDENEKILKTAQASYFKNHGICGLDKLLYDVREEFPHCSIQRLYRIQKENKLYSIRKRKYKATTYSDHKLPAAENLLNQNFKVNSPDSVWVTDISYISTKEGWLYLSTVKDICTKEIVGWATADNMKTSLCITALKNAIRRYRPEPGLIHHSDRGIQYCSSEYQEFLKSNKIICSMSRKGNCYDNACAETFFSTIKCELLYQKEYRTREEARRDIFWYIEIYYNNQRRNQAIGYKVPSQFRKEFRILMAS; from the exons ATGTCAGGTAATGGTAGAAGGTATAATGCAGAATTTAGAGCTGATGCTATAAGACTTGTATTAGAAGAAGGCAGATCTATAATCAGTGTATCAAAGGATTTAGGGGTAAATGATCAGACTTTAAGGAACTGGATAAATAATATAAAAAGAAAAGAAGATCCAGAAAAGTCCAGTATAGATGAACTTGAACGACAACTTAGAGAAAAGCAGAAAAAGATAGATGATCTGGAGGAATCAGTTGATATATTAAAAAAAGCTG GCAGCCATCTTTGCCAAGGACAGCCGAAGGTAATTTATAGCTTTATAAAAAGCCAGCGTGACGTTCATTCGGTTGCAAAGATGTGCCAGTTATTCAATGTGTCACGCAGTGGATATTATTTATGGAATAAGCCGTCAAAGAGCAAGATAAAAGACGAAAATGAAAAAATACTTAAGACAGCACAGGCCAGTTATTTTAAAAATCATGGAATTTGCGGACTTGATAAACTTCTCTATGATGTAAGAGAAGAGTTCCCACATTGCAGCATACAGAGACTTTACAGGATACAAAAAGAAAATAAGCTTTATTCCATAAGGAAAAGAAAATATAAAGCAACTACATACTCTGATCATAAACTTCCAGCAGCAGAAAATCTCTTGAATCAAAATTTCAAAGTTAATAGTCCAGATTCTGTTTGGGTAACTGATATCAGTTATATTAGTACAAAAGAAGGATGGTTATACCTTTCAACTGTAAAAGATATATGTACAAAAGAAATAGTAGGATGGGCTACAGCTGATAATATGAAGACATCATTGTGTATAACTGCACTTAAAAATGCTATAAGAAGATACAGACCTGAACCAGGATTAATACACCACTCAGATAGGGGAATACAGTACTGCAGCAGTGAATATCAAGAATTTTTGAAATCGAACAAAATAATATGCAGTATGAGCCGCAAGGGTAACTGTTATGACAATGCATGTGCCGAAACATTTTTCAGTACTATAAAATGTGAATTGCTTTACCAGAAGGAATATAGAACACGCGAAGAGGCAAGGCGAGATATATTCTGGTATATAGAAATATATTATAACAACCAGAGAAGGAACCAGGCAATTGGCTATAAGGTACCATCTCAATTTAGAAAAGAATTTAGAATTTTAATGGCATCATAA
- a CDS encoding oligopeptide transporter, OPT family encodes MHKKLSKDAYGGVAGKDYVPYISSGSKSGGNGAVLIIGIILAALFAASTAYSGMKAGLTVAAGIPGSIIGSAFIAIFAKQKGILGKNLVQGMSSGGESVASGIIFVLPAVLLIGSKVTFLEGFAVGVGGVLFGIGIASLVYNYLMIQEHGKLMYPESMAISETLVASEGAGESMKYMGIGFGIGGGITVLGSSFLNVANSVISYVNESFYKWKFEIEANPLLLGIGFIVGLDVSITMFAGAILSNFAIMPLIGYFASLGQGGPAVWNDPNVATNAMQVKNIAGSYVKYVGAGMMLSGGLIGAIKLIPTIIASIKETVNAKSSSGAGSSSTAGSSSAENIILLGGIIVGFIGGFLISGGNISMAIIASILSLFLSLLFVIVSGRLTGTIGTSNLPVSGMTIASIVIVTLLFVAMGWKSPENNRSLLLFGTFIVTAISVAGGYCQSQKVTFIVGGDKNEMQKYFAIAGIVGVAVVTGVILLLSSQLSMTGDNVPFALPQANLMSTLTGGIMSGKLPWVMIIAGAVIGIFLFLLKLPVMTIAIGFYLPVSTTSIILIGALIRVFVEKVSKTEKEKEVKVSNGISLSSGLVAGGSIIGLVGIILQVTGVIKGKGPSGFATTNGMAYIILAVLVIATIIPILKSKVKDAE; translated from the coding sequence ATGCATAAAAAATTATCTAAAGATGCATATGGCGGCGTAGCGGGTAAAGACTACGTTCCTTACATTTCCAGCGGTTCTAAATCCGGTGGAAATGGTGCTGTATTAATAATCGGTATTATTTTAGCTGCACTATTTGCAGCGTCTACTGCCTATTCAGGTATGAAAGCAGGGCTTACAGTTGCAGCGGGTATACCTGGTTCTATAATAGGTTCTGCATTTATAGCTATATTTGCTAAACAAAAAGGTATCCTTGGCAAAAACTTAGTTCAAGGTATGTCAAGCGGCGGAGAATCCGTTGCTAGTGGTATAATATTTGTTTTACCAGCAGTACTTCTAATAGGTTCAAAAGTTACTTTCTTAGAAGGTTTTGCTGTTGGTGTAGGTGGAGTCTTATTCGGTATAGGAATAGCTTCTCTTGTTTACAATTACTTAATGATTCAAGAACATGGTAAACTAATGTACCCTGAGTCAATGGCTATATCTGAGACACTTGTTGCTTCAGAAGGTGCTGGAGAATCAATGAAGTACATGGGAATAGGATTTGGAATAGGTGGAGGTATAACTGTTTTAGGTAGTTCATTTTTAAATGTAGCTAATAGCGTTATAAGCTATGTAAATGAGTCCTTCTACAAGTGGAAATTTGAAATTGAAGCTAACCCTCTATTATTAGGTATAGGATTCATAGTTGGTTTAGATGTTTCTATAACTATGTTTGCCGGTGCTATATTATCTAATTTTGCTATTATGCCTTTAATAGGTTACTTTGCTTCCCTTGGACAAGGCGGTCCAGCTGTATGGAATGATCCGAATGTTGCTACAAACGCTATGCAAGTTAAAAATATAGCTGGTAGTTATGTAAAATATGTCGGAGCTGGTATGATGCTTTCTGGTGGTTTAATAGGAGCTATAAAGCTTATACCTACTATAATAGCTTCTATAAAGGAAACTGTTAATGCCAAGTCTTCAAGTGGTGCTGGTAGTTCATCTACTGCTGGTAGTTCATCTGCTGAAAATATAATATTGCTTGGAGGTATAATAGTAGGATTTATAGGTGGATTCTTAATATCTGGTGGTAATATATCAATGGCAATAATTGCTTCTATTTTATCATTATTCTTATCACTTTTATTTGTTATAGTTTCTGGTCGTTTAACTGGTACTATAGGAACTTCAAATCTTCCTGTATCAGGTATGACTATAGCTTCTATAGTTATTGTAACATTATTATTCGTTGCAATGGGATGGAAAAGTCCTGAAAACAATAGATCTTTGCTTTTATTTGGTACATTTATAGTTACTGCTATATCTGTAGCTGGTGGTTATTGCCAATCACAAAAAGTTACATTCATAGTTGGTGGTGACAAAAATGAAATGCAAAAATACTTTGCTATAGCTGGTATAGTTGGTGTTGCAGTAGTTACTGGTGTTATATTATTACTCTCAAGCCAACTTTCTATGACTGGTGATAATGTGCCATTTGCATTACCTCAAGCTAACTTAATGTCAACATTGACTGGCGGTATAATGTCAGGTAAATTACCTTGGGTTATGATAATTGCTGGTGCTGTTATCGGAATCTTTTTATTCTTATTAAAGCTTCCTGTAATGACAATTGCTATAGGATTTTATTTACCAGTATCTACAACTTCTATAATATTAATAGGTGCATTGATTCGTGTATTTGTAGAAAAAGTTTCTAAAACTGAAAAAGAAAAAGAAGTTAAGGTTTCTAATGGTATAAGTTTATCATCTGGACTTGTTGCTGGTGGTTCTATAATAGGACTTGTTGGTATAATACTTCAAGTAACAGGTGTTATAAAAGGAAAGGGACCAAGTGGATTTGCTACTACCAATGGAATGGCATATATAATATTAGCAGTTCTAGTAATAGCTACTATAATACCTATATTAAAAAGTAAAGTAAAAGATGCTGAATAA
- a CDS encoding nitrogenase component 1 — protein MKQTSAFISIYTADVSGVCSALYELGGMTVMHDASGCNSTYTTHDEPRWYDMDSMIYITGLSEMEAIMGDDEKLIHDIVTAANDLHPKFIAIAGTPIPMMIGTDFLAIAEVIENETKIPTFAIQTNGMHSYICGAGQALAEIAKRFTLDGLPQRVKSVNVLGVTPLDYSVNSSVDSIRRRLTEAGFEVLSAWAMGSTLDQMKQAGAAEVNLVVSSTGLLAAKELQKKFGTPYVVGVPMGDQFAAVVMKSLDKAISTGKSQIAYKRAVCDCDTVIIGENIYSESLAAALALTKNMKVKVLCPLETEPDLLLSEDILAEDEDNIMLYLQNAKAVIADPIYRRIIQPSTKFISLPHEAFSGRIYRKNIPDLVDNIDIIQ, from the coding sequence ATGAAACAGACTTCAGCATTTATTTCAATATATACTGCAGATGTATCGGGTGTCTGTTCCGCACTATATGAATTAGGCGGGATGACTGTCATGCATGATGCATCAGGGTGCAATTCGACATATACTACTCATGACGAACCACGCTGGTATGATATGGACAGCATGATATATATTACAGGTCTTTCTGAAATGGAAGCTATCATGGGTGATGATGAAAAATTAATACATGATATTGTGACAGCTGCCAATGACTTGCATCCTAAATTTATAGCTATTGCAGGTACACCCATTCCAATGATGATAGGTACAGATTTTCTTGCTATTGCAGAAGTGATTGAAAATGAAACTAAAATCCCTACATTTGCTATTCAAACAAATGGAATGCACTCTTATATATGTGGAGCAGGACAGGCTCTTGCTGAAATAGCTAAACGATTTACTTTGGATGGTTTACCTCAAAGAGTAAAAAGTGTAAATGTGCTTGGAGTTACTCCTTTAGATTATTCTGTAAACAGCAGTGTAGACAGCATTAGAAGGCGATTAACTGAAGCTGGTTTCGAGGTTTTATCTGCATGGGCAATGGGAAGTACACTGGATCAAATGAAACAAGCCGGAGCTGCAGAAGTAAACTTAGTTGTTTCTTCTACTGGACTTTTGGCAGCAAAAGAATTACAGAAGAAGTTTGGAACACCATATGTTGTCGGCGTTCCAATGGGAGATCAGTTTGCAGCTGTAGTAATGAAATCATTAGATAAAGCAATTAGCACAGGAAAATCACAAATTGCATATAAACGAGCTGTATGCGACTGTGACACAGTTATTATTGGAGAAAACATTTACTCCGAATCATTAGCTGCAGCACTTGCACTTACAAAGAATATGAAAGTTAAAGTTTTATGCCCTTTGGAAACGGAACCTGATTTGTTATTATCAGAAGATATTTTGGCAGAAGATGAAGATAATATAATGCTGTATTTGCAAAATGCAAAGGCTGTGATTGCAGACCCTATTTATCGCAGGATTATTCAGCCTAGTACTAAATTTATATCACTTCCACATGAAGCTTTTTCGGGAAGAATTTATAGAAAAAATATTCCGGATTTGGTTGATAATATAGATATAATACAGTGA
- a CDS encoding YbjQ family protein: protein MDKRMTTTAFELPGYKVVENNGLVRGIIVRSRSIVGNIGAGLQSLVGGNISLYTKLCEQTRNDAFELMMKHADELESNAIIGIRYDANEVSQGITEVLCYGTAVNVEKE from the coding sequence ATGGATAAAAGGATGACAACAACGGCTTTTGAACTTCCAGGATATAAGGTAGTAGAAAACAATGGATTAGTAAGAGGTATAATTGTTCGTTCAAGAAGTATTGTAGGGAATATAGGAGCAGGCTTACAAAGTCTTGTGGGTGGAAATATATCATTATATACTAAATTGTGTGAGCAGACTAGAAATGATGCTTTTGAATTAATGATGAAGCATGCAGATGAATTAGAATCTAATGCTATTATTGGAATTAGATATGATGCAAATGAGGTATCACAAGGCATAACAGAAGTTTTATGTTATGGTACAGCAGTTAATGTAGAAAAAGAATAG
- a CDS encoding ankyrin repeat domain-containing protein: MKIFGNIFSSKPKSIYTFIREGNLNEIRNYFKDAGDLNYNSKLENMLFFAIDNCENNYFEVIEILINNGADINSHHGSLSETPLHRFCARGKPRIDVITMLLEKGAKVNGLNISGKTPIFYCTFNYSVELLNLLVKYGADINIRDKYKNTLLHDDYIGCPYENFEEFLKTLISLGFDINSKNSLGLTPLEACQNKKIKAIIRKYA, translated from the coding sequence ATGAAAATATTTGGTAATATATTTTCTTCAAAACCTAAATCAATTTATACATTTATTCGAGAAGGAAACCTTAATGAAATAAGGAATTATTTTAAGGACGCTGGGGATTTAAATTATAATTCAAAGCTTGAAAATATGCTTTTTTTTGCTATTGATAATTGTGAAAATAATTATTTTGAAGTAATTGAAATACTAATAAATAACGGTGCCGATATTAACAGCCATCATGGCAGTCTTTCAGAAACCCCTCTTCATAGGTTTTGTGCACGGGGTAAACCTCGCATAGACGTAATAACTATGCTATTAGAAAAAGGAGCGAAAGTTAATGGACTCAACATATCCGGCAAGACTCCTATATTTTACTGCACCTTTAACTATTCTGTAGAGCTTCTGAATCTTCTTGTAAAATATGGAGCTGATATAAATATAAGAGACAAATATAAAAACACACTTCTTCATGATGATTATATTGGCTGTCCTTATGAAAACTTTGAAGAGTTTTTAAAAACCCTTATAAGTCTCGGATTCGATATTAATTCAAAAAATTCCTTAGGACTAACTCCTTTAGAAGCTTGTCAGAATAAAAAGATCAAAGCTATTATAAGAAAATACGCGTAA
- a CDS encoding phosphoenolpyruvate hydrolase family protein — translation MKRERLLKNISVQIKKGNHIIGVATGTGMTAKYVEKGGADFILALNSGRFRQMGRSSLAGFLPFCNSNDMVMDFASKEIIPLVKDMPIIFGFNATDPTKDMENYIYKIKDMGFSGINNYPTVGLIDNQFGEALEEAGCNYLTEVEAIRIAHRENMFTVAFVFNKIQAEQMINAGADVICVHLGLTGGGLLGAKKVFSLEAAKVKAAKIFNKCDELKPNVIKLIYGGPVKTPIDVQYMYSNNEDLMGYVGGSAFERIPSEKSITNITKAFKSSAQFDKDDLMVKMLDGITKHYNYVEFVKEYVAQNYMNDISFLDLAKVAHVSRGYLSSLFKKEVGCSFPQYLVKFRINKAAEIISKENIQLSELAVLVGYQDYAQFSKIFKKYKGCSPKQYKFRNMT, via the coding sequence ATGAAGAGAGAAAGGTTATTGAAGAATATCAGTGTACAAATAAAAAAAGGAAACCATATTATTGGTGTAGCAACAGGTACGGGAATGACAGCAAAATATGTAGAAAAGGGTGGAGCTGATTTTATTTTAGCGTTAAATTCTGGTAGGTTTCGGCAGATGGGGAGAAGCTCATTAGCGGGTTTTTTACCATTCTGTAATAGCAATGATATGGTAATGGACTTTGCTTCAAAAGAAATAATACCATTAGTAAAAGATATGCCTATTATTTTTGGATTTAATGCAACGGATCCTACAAAAGATATGGAAAACTACATATATAAAATAAAAGATATGGGCTTTTCTGGTATTAATAATTATCCTACAGTCGGATTGATAGACAATCAATTCGGCGAAGCACTTGAAGAAGCTGGATGTAATTATTTAACCGAGGTAGAAGCAATAAGAATAGCTCATAGGGAAAACATGTTTACAGTTGCATTTGTATTTAATAAAATACAAGCAGAGCAAATGATTAATGCTGGAGCTGATGTTATTTGTGTACATTTGGGATTAACAGGAGGGGGATTATTAGGAGCAAAAAAAGTCTTCTCACTGGAAGCTGCAAAGGTTAAGGCAGCAAAGATATTTAATAAATGTGATGAGTTAAAGCCCAATGTAATTAAATTAATATATGGTGGGCCTGTAAAAACACCAATTGATGTTCAATATATGTATAGTAATAATGAAGATTTAATGGGATATGTAGGTGGCTCGGCATTTGAAAGAATTCCATCAGAAAAGTCTATTACAAATATAACAAAAGCTTTTAAATCATCAGCTCAGTTTGATAAAGATGATTTAATGGTTAAGATGCTAGATGGAATTACAAAGCATTATAATTATGTTGAATTTGTTAAAGAATATGTTGCTCAAAATTACATGAATGATATTTCATTTTTAGATTTAGCTAAAGTAGCCCATGTATCTAGAGGTTACTTAAGCAGTTTGTTTAAAAAAGAAGTAGGCTGTAGTTTTCCACAGTATCTAGTTAAATTTCGTATAAATAAAGCAGCAGAAATTATATCTAAAGAGAATATTCAATTGTCAGAATTAGCAGTGTTAGTTGGTTATCAGGATTATGCACAGTTTAGCAAAATATTTAAAAAGTATAAGGGATGTTCTCCAAAACAATATAAATTTAGAAATATGACATAA
- a CDS encoding phosphoenolpyruvate hydrolase family protein, which produces MNTMTRSEIISGFKKQVESGKILVGVGAGTGITAKSSEAGGADMLIIYNSGRYRMAGRGSLAGLLSYGDANKIVVEMGAEVLPVVKNTPVLAGVCGTDPFRVMDIYLKQLKAQGFSGVQNFPTVGLIDGVFRQNLEETGMGYGLEVEMIKKAHELDMLTTPYVFDPEQAKAMAEAGADILVAHMGLTTKGTIGAKTALTLDDCVEKIEAIIKAGRSVNPDIMVICHGGPIAEPEDAKYVIQRTEGIDGFFGASSIERLAAERSIKEQTESFKLIKK; this is translated from the coding sequence ATGAATACAATGACAAGAAGCGAAATTATATCAGGTTTTAAAAAACAGGTTGAAAGTGGTAAAATATTGGTAGGAGTAGGAGCAGGAACAGGTATTACAGCTAAGAGCAGCGAAGCTGGTGGTGCTGATATGCTTATTATATATAACTCTGGAAGATACAGAATGGCAGGAAGAGGTTCTCTTGCAGGTTTATTATCTTATGGAGATGCTAATAAAATTGTAGTTGAAATGGGAGCAGAAGTACTTCCAGTTGTAAAGAATACTCCAGTACTTGCTGGTGTTTGTGGAACTGATCCTTTTAGAGTTATGGATATATATTTAAAACAATTAAAAGCTCAGGGATTTAGCGGAGTTCAAAATTTCCCAACAGTAGGTTTGATTGATGGAGTATTTAGACAAAATTTAGAAGAGACAGGCATGGGATATGGACTTGAAGTTGAAATGATTAAAAAAGCACATGAATTGGATATGCTTACAACGCCATATGTTTTTGATCCAGAACAAGCAAAAGCAATGGCAGAAGCAGGCGCTGATATTTTAGTGGCACATATGGGTCTGACTACAAAAGGTACAATTGGTGCTAAAACAGCACTTACATTAGATGATTGTGTTGAGAAAATTGAAGCTATAATTAAAGCAGGCAGATCAGTCAATCCAGATATTATGGTAATTTGCCATGGTGGACCTATTGCAGAACCAGAAGATGCTAAATATGTAATTCAGAGAACAGAAGGAATAGATGGTTTCTTTGGAGCATCTAGTATTGAAAGACTTGCGGCCGAGAGAAGTATTAAAGAGCAGACAGAATCATTTAAATTAATAAAAAAATAA
- a CDS encoding cold-shock protein, which yields MNGTVKWFNSEKGFGFITGEDGKDVFAHFSQINSDGYKSLEEGQKVSYDVVKGPKGPQAENITII from the coding sequence ATGAATGGTACAGTAAAATGGTTTAATTCAGAAAAAGGATTTGGATTTATTACAGGAGAAGATGGAAAAGATGTTTTTGCACATTTTTCTCAAATAAATTCAGATGGTTACAAATCACTTGAAGAAGGTCAAAAAGTTTCTTATGACGTAGTTAAAGGACCAAAAGGACCTCAAGCAGAAAATATTACTATTATTTAA